The following are from one region of the Shinella sp. PSBB067 genome:
- a CDS encoding glycoside hydrolase family 2 protein has product MTQTTDTIDLSGTWQLASTDAAHSAPMRVPGDVHSALLAAGLIPDPYAGRNERDVQWVAEKDWAIERSFDLAPEMLEGDWYLDIGSIDTVASVYVNGVLVEDTDNCFRRYRPDVTEALKAGENTVRVLIHSSITAGAIRQAEQPFFIPWSTGNSPIPNGNMLRKPQCHFGWDWNIALAPLGIYGGITLRKLNVARIEHVTTRQFHHAGGAVDLYVTATFHAGEPGIMPVHFALGEERVRLDIGIDAGETQLTHMFRIERPALWWPAGHGEQAIYAVRVETPAETVVCRVGLRQVELVTDKDEAGSRFALKVNGREIFCRGANWIPADALPSRIAPTGVRDLLQSAADANMNMLRVWGGGFYEPDWFYDLCDELGLMVWQDFMFACNLYPSTVDFLDNVAAEVDYQVRRLASHPSIVLWCGDNELVGALTWFDDSRKNRDRYLVSYDRLNRTIEVAMKKAAPGAIWWPSSPASGYLDFGDAWHADGSGDMHYWSVWHENKSFDDYRSVRPRFCSEFGFQSYTSMPVMKTFAERKDMNIASPVMESHQKNAGGNERIAGTMFRYFRFPKDFASFVYLSQIQQGLAIRTAVEYWRSLKPHCMGTLYWQLNDTWPVASWSSLDYGGSWKAMHYMVRRFFQPVAVAAIPSKDGETIGFSVVNDTAEAVTIRLETWLVSLAGERRPYRSAEGVCGPDKAEMLFSVFSADLPEDTLLFWSFEASNGMKGEGHHVPVNYKALDLEASGVTLDVVARDDGAFAVTASATGLALHVMLEADIAGRWSDNAFDLTVGERRTLIFTPAETGGVPQIRWLDLHSCQTNTE; this is encoded by the coding sequence ATGACCCAGACAACCGACACCATCGACCTCTCCGGCACCTGGCAGCTCGCCAGCACCGACGCCGCCCACAGCGCGCCGATGCGCGTGCCCGGCGACGTGCACAGCGCGCTGCTTGCCGCCGGCCTCATCCCCGATCCCTATGCCGGCCGCAACGAGCGGGACGTGCAATGGGTGGCGGAGAAGGACTGGGCCATCGAGCGCAGCTTCGATCTTGCGCCCGAGATGCTGGAGGGCGACTGGTATCTCGATATCGGCAGCATCGACACCGTCGCCTCCGTCTATGTGAACGGCGTGCTGGTCGAGGACACGGACAATTGCTTCCGCCGCTACCGGCCCGATGTCACCGAGGCGCTGAAGGCCGGCGAGAACACGGTCAGGGTGCTGATCCATTCCAGCATTACGGCGGGCGCCATACGGCAGGCGGAGCAGCCCTTCTTCATACCCTGGTCCACGGGCAATTCGCCGATCCCCAACGGCAACATGCTGCGTAAGCCGCAGTGCCATTTCGGCTGGGACTGGAACATCGCGCTCGCCCCGCTCGGCATCTACGGCGGGATCACGCTGCGCAAGCTGAACGTCGCCCGCATCGAGCATGTCACGACCCGGCAGTTCCACCATGCGGGCGGCGCGGTCGACCTCTACGTTACCGCCACCTTCCATGCCGGTGAGCCGGGCATCATGCCGGTGCATTTCGCGCTCGGCGAGGAGCGGGTGCGGCTCGATATCGGCATCGATGCCGGCGAGACGCAGCTTACCCATATGTTCCGCATCGAGAGGCCGGCGCTCTGGTGGCCGGCCGGGCATGGCGAGCAGGCAATCTACGCCGTGCGGGTCGAGACGCCGGCCGAGACGGTGGTGTGCCGCGTCGGTCTCAGGCAGGTCGAGCTGGTCACCGACAAGGACGAAGCCGGCAGCCGCTTCGCACTCAAGGTCAACGGAAGGGAAATCTTCTGCCGCGGCGCGAACTGGATTCCGGCCGACGCCTTGCCCTCGCGCATCGCGCCGACAGGCGTGCGCGACCTGCTGCAATCGGCCGCCGACGCCAACATGAACATGCTGCGCGTCTGGGGCGGCGGCTTCTATGAGCCGGACTGGTTCTACGACCTTTGCGACGAGCTCGGCCTGATGGTCTGGCAGGACTTCATGTTCGCCTGCAACCTCTATCCCTCGACCGTCGATTTCCTCGACAATGTCGCGGCCGAGGTGGACTATCAGGTGAGGCGTCTCGCCTCGCATCCCTCCATCGTGCTCTGGTGCGGCGACAACGAGCTGGTCGGCGCGCTGACCTGGTTCGATGACAGCCGTAAGAACCGCGACCGCTATCTCGTCTCCTACGACCGCCTCAACCGCACCATCGAAGTGGCGATGAAGAAGGCCGCGCCGGGCGCGATCTGGTGGCCCTCCAGTCCGGCTTCCGGCTATCTCGACTTCGGCGATGCCTGGCATGCGGACGGTTCCGGCGACATGCACTACTGGTCCGTCTGGCACGAGAACAAGTCCTTCGACGATTACCGCAGCGTGCGTCCGCGCTTCTGCTCGGAGTTCGGCTTTCAGTCCTACACCTCCATGCCCGTGATGAAGACCTTCGCCGAACGCAAGGACATGAACATCGCGTCCCCCGTCATGGAGAGCCACCAGAAGAATGCCGGCGGCAACGAGCGTATCGCCGGCACCATGTTCCGCTATTTCCGTTTCCCGAAGGATTTTGCGAGCTTCGTCTATCTCAGCCAGATCCAGCAGGGCCTGGCCATCCGCACGGCGGTCGAATACTGGCGCTCGCTGAAGCCCCATTGCATGGGCACGCTCTACTGGCAGCTCAACGACACCTGGCCTGTCGCCTCCTGGTCGAGCCTCGACTATGGCGGAAGCTGGAAGGCCATGCACTACATGGTGCGCCGCTTCTTCCAGCCCGTCGCCGTCGCGGCGATCCCCTCGAAGGACGGCGAGACCATCGGCTTTTCCGTCGTCAACGACACGGCGGAGGCCGTCACCATCCGGCTTGAAACATGGCTCGTCTCGCTTGCCGGCGAGCGCCGGCCCTATCGCAGCGCGGAAGGCGTCTGCGGGCCGGACAAGGCGGAAATGCTATTCTCCGTCTTTTCGGCCGACCTGCCGGAGGACACGTTGCTCTTCTGGTCCTTCGAGGCATCGAACGGCATGAAAGGCGAGGGGCATCATGTCCCGGTCAACTACAAGGCGCTCGATCTCGAAGCCTCCGGCGTGACGCTCGACGTCGTGGCCCGAGACGACGGCGCTTTCGCCGTCACCGCCTCCGCGACCGGCCTTGCGCTGCACGTCATGCTTGAAGCGGACATTGCCGGACGCTGGTCCGACAATGCCTTTGATCTGACGGTCGGCGAGCGCCGCACCCTCATCTTCACGCCCGCCGAGACCGGCGGGGTTCCGCAAATCCGCTGGCTCGACCTTCATTCCTGCCAGACGAATACCGAATAG
- a CDS encoding ABC transporter ATP-binding protein, translating into MQHSVSIRDLSLSFGAVNVLQDLNLDIGEGEFLVLLGSSGCGKSTLLNCIAGLLEPTGGQIFIKDRNVTWEEPKDRGIGMVFQSYALYPQMTVEKNLSFGLQVARMPKAEIDKRVARAAEILQIGPLLKRKPSALSGGQRQRVAIGRALVRDVDVFLFDEPLSNLDAKLRSELRVEIKRLHQSLRNTMIYVTHDQIEALTLADRIAIMKSGVIQQLADPNTIYNAPRNMFVAGFIGSPSMNFLRGEVVEKGGKPVFVTNGVDFSLDGYATGEVLQPGRKVVLGVRPEHVKVNEDVPGVETHQATVDIEEPMGADNLLWLKHAGHTLSVRVGGARRFAPGTAVRLSFDMGLASLFDAETEERI; encoded by the coding sequence ATGCAGCATTCCGTTTCCATCAGGGACCTTTCGCTCTCCTTCGGCGCGGTCAACGTGTTGCAGGACCTCAATCTCGATATCGGGGAGGGCGAGTTCCTCGTGCTTCTCGGCTCGTCCGGCTGCGGCAAGTCCACGCTGCTCAACTGCATCGCCGGCCTGCTGGAGCCGACCGGCGGGCAGATCTTCATCAAGGACAGGAATGTCACCTGGGAGGAGCCGAAGGACCGCGGCATCGGCATGGTGTTCCAGTCCTATGCGCTCTACCCGCAGATGACGGTGGAGAAGAACCTCTCCTTCGGCCTTCAGGTCGCCCGCATGCCGAAGGCGGAGATCGACAAGCGCGTCGCCCGCGCCGCCGAAATCCTGCAGATCGGCCCGCTCCTGAAACGCAAGCCCTCGGCTCTGTCAGGCGGCCAGCGCCAGCGCGTGGCGATCGGCCGGGCGCTGGTGCGCGACGTCGATGTCTTCCTCTTCGACGAGCCGCTCTCCAACCTCGATGCGAAGCTGCGCTCGGAGCTGCGCGTGGAGATCAAGCGGTTGCATCAGTCGCTGAGGAACACGATGATCTACGTCACCCACGACCAGATCGAGGCGCTGACGCTGGCCGACCGCATCGCCATCATGAAGAGCGGCGTCATCCAGCAGCTTGCCGATCCGAACACGATCTACAACGCGCCGAGGAACATGTTCGTCGCCGGCTTCATCGGCTCGCCCTCGATGAATTTCCTGCGCGGGGAGGTCGTGGAAAAGGGCGGCAAGCCGGTCTTCGTCACGAACGGCGTGGACTTCTCGCTGGATGGCTACGCGACCGGCGAGGTGCTCCAGCCGGGCCGCAAGGTCGTGCTCGGCGTCAGGCCGGAGCATGTGAAGGTCAACGAGGACGTGCCCGGCGTCGAGACCCATCAGGCGACCGTCGATATCGAGGAGCCGATGGGGGCGGACAACCTGCTCTGGCTGAAACATGCTGGCCATACGCTCTCCGTCCGCGTCGGCGGGGCGCGGCGCTTCGCGCCGGGCACGGCGGTGAGGCTCTCCTTCGACATGGGGCTGGCCTCGCTGTTCGATGCGGAGACGGAGGAGAGGATCTAG